The following are encoded together in the Phaseolus vulgaris cultivar G19833 chromosome 9, P. vulgaris v2.0, whole genome shotgun sequence genome:
- the LOC137822627 gene encoding abscisic acid 8'-hydroxylase 3 isoform X2, which yields MAAINNTKGVYEFVRARRLQYGKCFKTKLFGETHVFISSTDSAKVILNKEGKFSKKYMKSIAELVGRDSLLCAAHQHHKLIRASLFSLFSTHSLSSFVQLFDSLLLQAITTWKSGSVLVIQDETLKVACKAMCKMLISIENGYELETMQNEVARLGEAMLAIPVRLPWTRFYKGLQARKRIMDILEKTINERRSGIATSHVDFLQQLLDNKLHEDGVPRLTDTEIKDNILTMIIAGQDTIANAMTWMIKFVDENPLVFNTLMKEQLEIEKNGSRNSYLTVEALNEMPYASKVVKEALRKASVVQWLPRVALEDCVIEGYKIKKGWNINIDARSIHHDPTLHNDPSVFNPSRFPAESKPYSFLAFGMGGRACLGKNMAKAMMLVFLHRFITNCKWKVIDSDSSIQKRALFTKLKSGYPVHLISTRDVTT from the exons ATGGCTGCCATCAACAACACCAAAGGAGTCTATGAATTTGTCCGAGCTCGCCGACTCCA GTACGGGAAATGCTTCAAGACCAAGTTATTTGGGGAAACGCACGTTTTTATATCGAGCACGGATTCGGCGAAAGTGATTCTAAACAAGGAGGGGAAATTCTCAAAGAAGTATATGAAGTCAATCGCGGAGCTTGTGGGGCGCGATAGCTTGCTCTGTGCTGCGCACCAACATCACAAGCTCATTCGCGCCTCTCTCTTTTCTCTGTTCTCAACGCATTCTCTCTCTTCCTTCGTTCAACTCTTTGATTCACTTCTTCTTCAAGCTATAACTACCTGGAAATCTGGATCTGTCCTCGTTATTCAAGATGAAACACTCAAG GTAGCTTGCAAGGCGATGTGCAAGATGCTAATAAGCATCGAGAATGGGTACGAGTTAGAGACGATGCAAAATGAGGTTGCTCGTTTGGGTGAAGCAATGCTTGCCATACCCGTGAGGTTACCTTGGACCAGATTCTACAAAGGCCTTCAG GCTCGAAAAAGGATAATGGACATATTGGAGAAGACTATAAATGAAAGAAGAAGTGGAATTGCAACTAGCCATGTAGATTTCCTTCAACAACTTTTGGATAATAAATTACACGAGGATGGAGTCCCAAGACTAACAGACACAGAGATCAAAGACAATATCTTAACTATGATAATTGCAG GACAGGACACGATAGCAAATGCAATGACATGGATGATCAAATTTGTGGATGAGAATCCGCTAGTTTTTAATACCCTTATG AAGGAACAACTTGAGATTGAGAAGAATGGTTCAAGAAATTCATATCTTACAGTAGAGGCCCTTAATGAGATGCCATATGCTTCTAAG GTTGTAAAAGAAGCATTAAGGAAGGCCTCTGTGGTACAGTGGTTGCCTAGAGTAGCACTCGAGGACTGTGTGATTGAAG GATATAAAATCAAGAAAGGGTGGAACATTAACATCGATGCTAGATCGATacaccatgatccaactctgcACAATGATCCGAGTGTGTTCAATCCTTCAAGATTCCCT GCAGAGTCAAAACCATACAGCTTCTTAGCTTTTGGGATGGGAGGAAGGGCATGCCTAGGGAAGAACATGGCTAAAGCCATGATGTTGGTGTTTCTCCACCGTTTCATCACCAATTGCAA GTGGAAGGTGATCGATTCTGACTCAAGTATTCAGAAAAGGGCACTTTTTACAAAACTTAAGAGCGGATATCCTGTGCATTTGATCTCAACCAGGGATGTGACAACATAA
- the LOC137822627 gene encoding abscisic acid 8'-hydroxylase 3 isoform X1 — MFSQLVNEHPYLCCHVALLCFLLCQKAWALWCRNKSSVSNIPPGNQGLPFLGETLQFMAAINNTKGVYEFVRARRLQYGKCFKTKLFGETHVFISSTDSAKVILNKEGKFSKKYMKSIAELVGRDSLLCAAHQHHKLIRASLFSLFSTHSLSSFVQLFDSLLLQAITTWKSGSVLVIQDETLKVACKAMCKMLISIENGYELETMQNEVARLGEAMLAIPVRLPWTRFYKGLQARKRIMDILEKTINERRSGIATSHVDFLQQLLDNKLHEDGVPRLTDTEIKDNILTMIIAGQDTIANAMTWMIKFVDENPLVFNTLMKEQLEIEKNGSRNSYLTVEALNEMPYASKVVKEALRKASVVQWLPRVALEDCVIEGYKIKKGWNINIDARSIHHDPTLHNDPSVFNPSRFPAESKPYSFLAFGMGGRACLGKNMAKAMMLVFLHRFITNCKWKVIDSDSSIQKRALFTKLKSGYPVHLISTRDVTT; from the exons ATGTTTTCCCAATTGGTAAACGAGCATCCTTATCTTTGCTGCCATGTTGCTCTCTTGTGTTTTTTATTATGTCAAAAAGCATGGGCACTTTGGTGCAGAAACAAGTCCTCTGTGTCCAATATTCCTCCGGGGAATCAAGGATTGCCCTTTCTAGGAGAGACACTTCAGTTCATGGCTGCCATCAACAACACCAAAGGAGTCTATGAATTTGTCCGAGCTCGCCGACTCCA GTACGGGAAATGCTTCAAGACCAAGTTATTTGGGGAAACGCACGTTTTTATATCGAGCACGGATTCGGCGAAAGTGATTCTAAACAAGGAGGGGAAATTCTCAAAGAAGTATATGAAGTCAATCGCGGAGCTTGTGGGGCGCGATAGCTTGCTCTGTGCTGCGCACCAACATCACAAGCTCATTCGCGCCTCTCTCTTTTCTCTGTTCTCAACGCATTCTCTCTCTTCCTTCGTTCAACTCTTTGATTCACTTCTTCTTCAAGCTATAACTACCTGGAAATCTGGATCTGTCCTCGTTATTCAAGATGAAACACTCAAG GTAGCTTGCAAGGCGATGTGCAAGATGCTAATAAGCATCGAGAATGGGTACGAGTTAGAGACGATGCAAAATGAGGTTGCTCGTTTGGGTGAAGCAATGCTTGCCATACCCGTGAGGTTACCTTGGACCAGATTCTACAAAGGCCTTCAG GCTCGAAAAAGGATAATGGACATATTGGAGAAGACTATAAATGAAAGAAGAAGTGGAATTGCAACTAGCCATGTAGATTTCCTTCAACAACTTTTGGATAATAAATTACACGAGGATGGAGTCCCAAGACTAACAGACACAGAGATCAAAGACAATATCTTAACTATGATAATTGCAG GACAGGACACGATAGCAAATGCAATGACATGGATGATCAAATTTGTGGATGAGAATCCGCTAGTTTTTAATACCCTTATG AAGGAACAACTTGAGATTGAGAAGAATGGTTCAAGAAATTCATATCTTACAGTAGAGGCCCTTAATGAGATGCCATATGCTTCTAAG GTTGTAAAAGAAGCATTAAGGAAGGCCTCTGTGGTACAGTGGTTGCCTAGAGTAGCACTCGAGGACTGTGTGATTGAAG GATATAAAATCAAGAAAGGGTGGAACATTAACATCGATGCTAGATCGATacaccatgatccaactctgcACAATGATCCGAGTGTGTTCAATCCTTCAAGATTCCCT GCAGAGTCAAAACCATACAGCTTCTTAGCTTTTGGGATGGGAGGAAGGGCATGCCTAGGGAAGAACATGGCTAAAGCCATGATGTTGGTGTTTCTCCACCGTTTCATCACCAATTGCAA GTGGAAGGTGATCGATTCTGACTCAAGTATTCAGAAAAGGGCACTTTTTACAAAACTTAAGAGCGGATATCCTGTGCATTTGATCTCAACCAGGGATGTGACAACATAA